In Dysidea avara chromosome 3, odDysAvar1.4, whole genome shotgun sequence, a single window of DNA contains:
- the LOC136249053 gene encoding uncharacterized protein — translation MFRSVVARRPPPSSTVKLVQAKLTKNGRTIRFHDKAQIFVNITESTAHTEFILAAIQQKWGSDHVIVTNNGLKIENSSATQGLAFWKAPRRKLYAMTQRDLNMIQDDADDDIDEELAPRAAKRIKNELRDMRDEFRGLRSIIERTLPISLRDKLKDILKCCICQVVPIRPPMVISMCCKSIVGCEQCVQQLLATSHSANCPLCRDTDFETVKVLGLDGLITAVSSYLEDETDTAGDES, via the exons ATGTTCAGATCGGTGGTGGCAAGGCGTCCTCCACCATCTTCCACTGTGAAACTGGTGCAAGCCAAGCTAACAAAGAACGGCAGGACAATAAGGTTTCATGATAAAGCCCAGATATTTGTGAATATCACAGAATCTACGGCTCACACTGAGTTTATATTGGCTGCAATACAACAAAAGTGGGGATCGGATCACGTTATTGTGACAAATAATGGCCTaaaaattgaaaattcatcTGCCACTCAAG GGTTAGCTTTCTGGAAGGCACCCAGAAGGAAATTATATGCCATGACACAGAGGGATCTCAATATGATTCAAGATGATGCTGACGATGACATTGACGAAGAGCTGGCACCTCGTGCTGCCAAAAGgatcaaaaatgaactgagggaTATGAGGGATGAGTTTAGAGGCTTAAGATCAATCATTGAAAGGACATTGCCAATCTCATTAAGGGACAAATTGAAAGATATATTAAAATGTTGCATATGTCAGGTGGTCCCGATAAGGCCACCGATGGTTATATCAATGTGCTGCAAGTCAATCGTAGGATGTGAACAATGTGTTCAGCAGTTGCTGGCAACCAGTCATTCAGCAAATTGCCCGCTGTGCAGGGACACGGACTTTGAGACTGTCAAAGTTCTCGGTCTTGATGGCTTGATTACTGCTGTAAGCAGTTACTTAGAAGATGAGACTGACACTGCTGGAGATGAGAGTTGA